One Thioclava sp. ES.031 genomic window, CGCTGGAGCTGAAACCCTCGACGCTCTCGGCCTATCTCGCAGCGCTGAGCGAGGTCGGACTGATCGGTCAGACGCGGGCGGGCACTTCGCTGCGCTACGGGATCGAGATGGAGACTGTGCGCTCCCTCTTCGATGCGCTGCTGATCGACTGCTGTCAGGGCCGCCCCGATATCTGCTCCCCTCTCGCGCAGCCCGACCCAAGCGGAGACCCTACGATGACGCGATCTGCGGCGGGCCGGAAATTCAACGTGCTTTTCATCTGCACCGGAAATTCGGCGCGCTCCATCCTCGCCGAGACGATCCTGCGAGACCGCGCGGGCGATCGGTTCAACGCCTATTCGGCGGGCACGAAACCCTATTCCGAGCTGAACCCTTTCGCGGTGCAGGTGCTGCGCGACAAGGGCCATGATGTCACCCCCCTGCGGGCGAAGAACATCTCCGAGTTTCAGGGAGAGGACGCGCCCCCGCTCGATTTCGTCTTCACCGTCTGCGACCTCGCCGCGAACGAGGAATGCCCGCCCTGGCCGGGCCAACCGATCAG contains:
- a CDS encoding helix-turn-helix domain-containing protein, coding for MDQMTPQRLTVLGHAQRLAIFRLLMRRYPDRLPAGEIGAALELKPSTLSAYLAALSEVGLIGQTRAGTSLRYGIEMETVRSLFDALLIDCCQGRPDICSPLAQPDPSGDPTMTRSAAGRKFNVLFICTGNSARSILAETILRDRAGDRFNAYSAGTKPYSELNPFAVQVLRDKGHDVTPLRAKNISEFQGEDAPPLDFVFTVCDLAANEECPPWPGQPISGHWGMADPVKATGTEAERALAFQQAYGALHRRIEAFAALPLTTLDRIALQSAVDDIGRN